In Oceanidesulfovibrio indonesiensis, a single window of DNA contains:
- a CDS encoding MFS transporter produces MRRSRLLIIVFVTIATFSAIYAPQPLLAVLAKALGVDAAHASLITTATLLPLGVAPLFYGLMLESIPAERVLLVAVALMGIASLGLAASGTYTMFMGFRLVQGLCAPAVLTCCMTLAAGGGNTRGISGEELRRSMSIYIAATIFGGFFGRFMAGAVSTLLDWRVAFLGLGATLLAGALLVTRLDVDAAAVYTRVQPRTLWRVLRMPGFLRVYGIVFCVFFVFASLLNFLPFRLQDLGGGFSEIRIGGMYAGYLVGIVVSLLAPRTMFLLGGEVRAVLLGLVVFLLVTPIFAVAGAGLIFAGMFVFCGGMFQVHSTAPGLLQRMAGNHRGVVNGLYLSFYYVGGAVGTSAPAIVYERFGWEAFVMLLTAVLLFALLLAVSLLRFGGMRTGKDASSRP; encoded by the coding sequence ATGCGCCGCAGCCGACTCCTGATCATCGTCTTCGTCACGATCGCCACCTTTTCGGCCATCTATGCGCCGCAACCGTTGCTGGCCGTTTTGGCCAAAGCTCTCGGTGTGGATGCCGCGCACGCCTCGCTCATCACCACGGCTACGCTCCTGCCCCTGGGCGTGGCCCCATTGTTTTACGGTTTGATGCTGGAGTCGATTCCGGCGGAACGTGTGCTCCTGGTCGCCGTGGCGCTGATGGGGATAGCCTCGCTGGGGTTGGCGGCATCCGGCACCTACACCATGTTCATGGGCTTCCGGCTGGTGCAGGGGCTCTGCGCCCCGGCCGTGCTCACATGCTGCATGACCCTGGCCGCAGGCGGTGGGAACACACGCGGTATTTCCGGAGAGGAGCTGCGTCGATCCATGTCCATATACATCGCGGCGACCATATTCGGCGGCTTTTTCGGTCGATTCATGGCCGGCGCGGTGTCTACATTATTGGACTGGCGGGTGGCCTTTCTCGGACTTGGCGCAACCCTGCTGGCGGGAGCATTGCTCGTGACGCGGCTCGATGTAGACGCCGCAGCCGTGTACACGCGCGTGCAACCCCGCACGCTGTGGCGAGTGCTGCGCATGCCGGGGTTTCTGCGCGTGTACGGCATCGTGTTCTGCGTGTTTTTCGTGTTCGCGTCCCTGCTCAACTTCCTGCCTTTCCGGCTCCAGGACCTGGGCGGCGGATTCTCGGAAATCCGCATTGGCGGCATGTATGCCGGCTATCTCGTGGGCATTGTGGTCTCACTCCTCGCGCCGCGCACCATGTTTCTGCTGGGCGGGGAGGTGCGGGCGGTGCTGCTGGGGCTCGTGGTCTTTCTGCTGGTGACGCCAATATTCGCCGTGGCCGGAGCCGGCCTGATCTTCGCCGGCATGTTTGTGTTCTGCGGTGGGATGTTCCAGGTTCATTCCACGGCTCCGGGGCTGCTCCAGCGCATGGCGGGCAACCACCGCGGGGTGGTGAACGGGCTGTATCTGTCGTTCTACTACGTGGGCGGCGCGGTTGGCACTTCGGCACCGGCCATCGTGTACGAGCGCTTCGGCTGGGAGGCCTTCGTCATGCTGTTGACGGCCGTCCTGCTCTTCGCGCTGCTTCTGGCGGTGAGCCTGCTGCGGTTTGGCGGAATGAGAACCGGCAAGGACGCGTCATCGCGTCCATGA